In a genomic window of Cynocephalus volans isolate mCynVol1 chromosome 1, mCynVol1.pri, whole genome shotgun sequence:
- the MYLK2 gene encoding myosin light chain kinase 2, skeletal/cardiac muscle — MAPGVRDPLLRPRLCYSRPCLRLCPPGPIPYNHPRIACEQPLQDRRAPGRPSQLQLERLELDKQKHIPPYRMAKENGAAELRIQSLSTDQAPKGAAGKGTPAAEKDRGSPDPKKNPGPPNPKKDPGPPDPKKDPGSPDPKKDPGPPDPKKDPGPPDPKKDPGPPDPKKDPGPPDPKKDPGPPTVKKYAKASAPEKGDGALAQPSTSSQGPEGERSKGEGPAEGSAGQPAALPQKSMTAEASVKKPNAKQGTSGSQDPGEPKVGKKAAEGQSAARRGSPAFLHSPSCPAIISSSEKLLAKKPLSEASELTFEGVPMTPGPTDPGPAKAEGGKNNLAGSQKEAEEKDPGQAGQAKVQGDTSRGIEFQAVPSERPEVGQALCPTAREEDCFQILDDCPPPPAPFPHRIVELRTGNVNSEFSMNSKEALGGGKFGAVCTCTEKATGLKLAAKVIKKQTPKDKEMVMLEIEVMNQLNHRNLIQLYAAIETSHEIVLFMEYIEGGELFERIVDEDYQLTEVDTMVFVRQICDGILFMHKMRVLHLDLKPENILCVNTTGHLVKIIDFGLARRYNPNEKLKVNFGTPEFLSPEVVNYDQISDKTDMWSLGVITYMLLSGLSPFLGDDDTETLNNVLSGNWYFDEETFEAVSDEAKDFVSNLIVKDQGARMSAAQCLAHPWLNNLAEKAKRCNRRLKSQILLKKYLMKRRWKKNFIAVSAANRFKKISSSGALMTLGV; from the exons ATGGCCCCTGGTGTAAGAGATCCTCTCCTCCGTCCCCGCCTCTGCTACTCGCGCCCCTGCCTCCGCCTCTGCCCACCCGGCCCAATCCCTTACAACCACCCCAGGATTGCTTGTGAGCAGCCACTGCAAGACAGACGGGCACCAGGTCGCCCCTCTCAGCTCCAG CTAGAAAGACTTGAGTTAGACAAGCAGAAGCACATACCTCCCTACCGCATGGCGAAAGAAAATGGAGCAGCTGAGCTGAGAATCCAGAGCCTGTCAACAG ACCAAGCACCTAAAGGTGCTGCAGGTAAAGGAACTCCAGCTGCAGAGAAAGACCGTGGCTCCCCAGACCCAAAGAAAAATCCTGGCCCTCCAAACCCAAAGAAAGATCCAGGCCCTCCAGACCCAAAGAAAGATCCTGGCTCTCCAGACCCAAAGAAAGATCCTGGCCCTCCAGACCCAAAGAAAGATCCTGGCCCTCCAGACCCAAAGAAAGATCCTGGCCCTCCAGACCCAAAGAAAGATCCGGGCCCTCCAGACCCAAAGAAAGATCCGGGCCCACCCACCGTGAAGAAATATGCCAAAGCCTCTGCCCCAGAGAAAGGGGATGGTGCCTTGGCCCAACCCTCAACTAGCAGCCAGGGCCCTGAGGGAGAGAGGAGCAAGGGTGAGGGGCCTGCGGAGGGCAGTGCTGggcagccagctgccctgccCCAGAAGTCTATGACAGCCGAGGCTAGTGTCAAGAAGCCCAACGCTAAACAGGGAACCTCAGGCAGCCAGGACCCTGGAGAGCCTAAGGTGGGCAAGAAGGCAGCAGAGGGCCAATCAGCAGCCAGGAGGGGCTCACCTGCCTTTCTGCATAGCCCCAGCTGCCCTGCCATCATCTCGAG CTCTGAGAAGCTCCTGGCCAAGAAGCCCCTAAGTGAGGCATCAGAGCTCACCTTTGAAGGAGTGCCCATGACCCCCGGCCCCACAGATCCTGGGCCAGCCAAGGCTGAAGGAGGGAAGAACAACCTGGCAGGGAGCCAgaaggaagcagaagagaaagaccCAGGCCAGGCTGGCCAGGCTAAGGTGCAAGGGGACACCTCGAGGGGGATCGAGTTCCAGGCTGTTCCCTCAGAGAGACCAGAGGTGGGGCAGGCCCTCTGTCCCACAGCCAGGGAGGAAGACTGCTTCCAGATTTTGG ATGACTGCCCACCACCCCCggcccccttcccccaccgcATCGTGGAGCTGAGGACAGGAAATGTCAACAGCGAATTCAGCATGAACTCCAAGGAGGCACTTGGAGG AGGCAAGTTTGGAGCAGTCTGTACCTGCACAGAGAAAGCCACAGGCCTCAAGCTGGCAGCCAAGGTCATCAAGAAACAGACCCCCAAAGACAAG GAAATGGTGATGCTCGAGATTGAGGTCATGAACCAGCTGAACCACCGCAATCTGATCCAGCTCTATGCGGCCATTGAGACCTCACATGAGATCGTACTGTTCATGGAGTA CATCGAGGGCGGTGAGCTCTTCGAGAGGATTGTGGATGAGGACTACCAGCTGACCGAAGTGGACACCATGGTGTTTGTCAGGCAGATCTGTGATGGGATCCTCTTCATGCACAAGATGAGGGTTCTGCACCTGGACCTCAAG CCAGAGAACATCCTGTGTGTCAACACCACGGGCCATTTGGTGAAGATCATTGACTTTGGCCTGGCACGGAG GTATAACCCCAATGAGAAGCTGAAGGTGAATTTTGGGACCCCGGAGTTCCTGTCACCTGAGGTGGTGAATTACGACCAAATCTCCGATAAGACAGACATGTGGAGTTTGGGGGTCATCACCTACATGCT GCTGAGTGGCCTCTCCCCCTTCCTGGGAGATGATGACACAGAGACCCTAAACAATGTCCTATCTGGCAACTGGTACTTTGACGAGGAAACCTTTGAGGCCGTATCGGACGAAGCCAAAGACTTTGTCTCCAACCTCATCGTCAAGGACCAGGG GGCCCGAATGAGCGCCGCACAGTGCCTTGCCCATCCCTGGCTCAACAACCTGGCAGAGAAAGCCAAGCGCTGTAACCGACGCCTCAAGTCCCAGATCTTGCTTAAGAAATACCTTATGAAGAGGCGTTGGAAG AAAAACTTCATTGCTGTCAGCGCTGCTAACCGCTTCAAGAAGATCAGCAGCTCAGGGGCATTGATGACTCTGGGGGTCTGA